The Candidatus Poribacteria bacterium DNA segment CATTTGCCAATCATATCATACAGTTTTGTGTTTCCGTCATCTCGCTTGTTGATGAATGCCAGTGTCTGCCCAAGTCCGTTCGTTTTAATAAGTACGGGGAGTTTTTTCGCACCTGATTTGTACTTTTTCTTCATATCTTCGTTGGAATTTTGGGCGACTTCATTAACGCTATCATAAGCGAATTTCGCACGGCCTTGTTCAATGCCTCGGATACCGTTTTCGTTCATTTAAATCTCCTTATCTTTGTAAACTCTGGTCCGAACAATCCCTTTACCAATCGTAGCGTTCCCACCTAACTGAATTATTGATGGAAGTCCATCTTCAAGGAAATCCATCACCTTTTCCGACTCATCGCAGTTTTTTTCCTTTTCCTGCTCGGTCAACTGGAAGATACCTTTATCGTCATCGCTTTCCTGAAATATAGGGGAAGCCAAGGCAAGGGAATAGAGAATCGAATCGGAAGGAAGATATTCTTCGTACCACAGTGCTCCTTTTTGTACGGTACCAGTTTTCTGATCAATCTTAATTCGAGCGATGACCTCCGTTGAGAGCGTCACAAAGTCTCGAAAATCGTCGTTGTTTAATATGGCAAGGCTATTTTGTATTTTCTTCCGCCAATACTCGTAGACCCCATCCGAAGGCATGCAGTTTTCAGCAATCCACTTGGCAAGATTTTTACAATCGTCGGTCTCATGGACTTCAAAAGTATACTCTTCCAAAACAATCTTATTGTCACTGACGATGAGTTCGCTATC contains these protein-coding regions:
- the cmr4 gene encoding type III-B CRISPR module RAMP protein Cmr4, with the translated sequence MFKSAKPLFLIVETSLHAGSGSDLGIVDLPIQREKHTSYPKIESSGIKGAVREVFSTQPDLKALECGWNITAVEDDDYKEAINLVFGHEQGDLHAGALGFTDARLLLFPVKSVSGVFGWITCPAVLERFKHDLSICEPSITLDFPPPQENQVPTDSELIVSDNKIVLEEYTFEVHETDDCKNLAKWIAENCMPSDGVYEYWRKKIQNSLAILNNDDFRDFVTLSTEVIARIKIDQKTGTVQKGALWYEEYLPSDSILYSLALASPIFQESDDDKGIFQLTEQEKEKNCDESEKVMDFLEDGLPSIIQLGGNATIGKGIVRTRVYKDKEI
- the cmr5 gene encoding type III-B CRISPR module-associated protein Cmr5, whose amino-acid sequence is MNENGIRGIEQGRAKFAYDSVNEVAQNSNEDMKKKYKSGAKKLPVLIKTNGLGQTLAFINKRDDGNTKLYDMIGKWLIHKQLIEANQDLVDIVIDKPSNEYRRITTETLALLNWVRRFVDSLMKGVEEDN